A DNA window from Bacteroides cellulosilyticus contains the following coding sequences:
- the sufB gene encoding Fe-S cluster assembly protein SufB: MQPEEPNKYVKELTQEKYKYGFTTDVHTEVIERGLNEDVVRLISAKKNEPEWLLEFRLKAYRHWLTMEMPTWAHLRIPEIDYQAISYYADPLAKKKDAPKSMDEVDPELIKTFNKLGIPLEEQMALSGMAVDAVMDSVSVKTTFKETLMEKGIIFCSISEAVREHPDLVQKYLGSVVGYRDNFFAALNSAVFSDGSFVYIPKGVRCPMELSTYFRINARNTGQFERTLIVADDDSYVSYLEGCTAPMRDENQLHAAIVEIVVHERAEVKYSTVQNWYPGDAEGKGGVYNFVTKRGNCKGANSKLSWTQVETGSAITWKYPSCILTGDNSSAEFYSVAVTNNYQQADTGTKMIHLGKNTSSTIVSKGISAGHSENSYRGLVRVAQKADNARNYSQCDSLLLGDKCGAHTFPYMDIHNETAVVEHEATTSKINEDQIFYCNQRGISTEDAVGLIVNGYAKEVLNKLPMEFAVEAQKLLAISLEGSVG, translated from the coding sequence ATGCAACCCGAAGAACCCAATAAATATGTAAAGGAACTAACGCAGGAGAAGTACAAGTACGGCTTCACCACCGACGTGCATACGGAAGTCATTGAGCGTGGGCTGAATGAAGATGTTGTACGGCTGATCTCTGCGAAGAAGAACGAGCCGGAATGGCTGTTGGAGTTCCGTCTGAAAGCATATCGTCACTGGTTGACGATGGAGATGCCTACATGGGCACATCTCCGTATTCCTGAGATAGATTATCAGGCTATTTCCTACTATGCCGATCCGTTGGCGAAGAAGAAAGATGCGCCTAAGAGCATGGACGAAGTAGACCCTGAGTTGATAAAAACTTTCAATAAGCTGGGCATCCCCCTGGAAGAACAGATGGCGCTGAGTGGCATGGCGGTGGATGCCGTGATGGACTCCGTGTCTGTGAAAACTACTTTCAAAGAGACGCTGATGGAGAAGGGGATTATCTTTTGTTCCATCAGTGAAGCTGTACGTGAGCATCCGGATTTGGTGCAGAAGTATCTTGGTTCCGTGGTGGGATACCGTGATAACTTCTTTGCCGCGCTGAACTCGGCGGTATTCTCCGACGGTTCGTTCGTATATATCCCGAAAGGAGTACGCTGCCCGATGGAGTTATCCACTTATTTCCGTATCAATGCGCGTAATACAGGGCAGTTTGAACGGACGCTGATTGTGGCGGATGATGATTCGTATGTTTCCTATCTGGAAGGTTGTACGGCTCCGATGCGCGATGAGAACCAGTTGCATGCCGCTATCGTGGAGATTGTGGTGCACGAACGTGCGGAGGTGAAGTACAGTACCGTACAGAACTGGTATCCGGGTGATGCCGAAGGTAAAGGCGGTGTTTATAACTTTGTTACGAAACGTGGTAACTGCAAAGGTGCGAACAGTAAGCTCTCCTGGACACAAGTAGAGACAGGTTCGGCTATTACGTGGAAATACCCTTCCTGTATTTTGACGGGAGATAACTCTTCGGCGGAATTCTACAGTGTGGCGGTGACGAACAACTACCAACAGGCGGATACGGGTACGAAGATGATTCATCTGGGTAAGAATACCAGTAGTACCATTGTCAGCAAGGGTATCTCTGCCGGACATAGTGAGAACTCTTACCGGGGCTTGGTGCGTGTAGCTCAAAAGGCGGATAATGCGCGTAACTATAGTCAGTGCGACTCTTTGTTGCTGGGTGACAAGTGCGGTGCGCATACCTTCCCGTATATGGATATCCATAATGAGACGGCGGTTGTGGAGCATGAGGCGACTACCAGCAAGATCAATGAAGACCAGATCTTCTATTGCAACCAGCGTGGTATTTCTACGGAGGATGCAGTAGGGCTGATTGTGAACGGCTATGCTAAGGAAGTGCTTAATAAGCTGCCTATGGAGTTTGCGGTAGAGGCTCAGAAGTTGTTAGCTATTTCGCTGGAAGGCAGCGTAGGATAA
- a CDS encoding ATP-binding protein: protein MKYPIGIQTFERIREDGYVYVDKTALVYQLVTTGAIYFLSRPRRFGKSLLVSTLEAYYSGRKELFEGLAIAELEKDWLEYPIFRIDFNGGPYMQPGILEATIEGYLGNWEDIYGKNPHYSTVGDRFRELLRRASEKTGRRAVVLVDEYDKPILDALDTPQEAVNREILKTFYSTFKGADASLQFVLLTGVTKFSQVSVFSGFNQPKDISMDRRFDTLCGITQQEMEHYFAEPITALAERYQCSAGEMKDMLKKQYDGYHFSDALIGVYNPFSLLNAFDQTRIFDYWYATGTPTYLEKLLKHNHEQINELTGKYYAPAMFVDYKADVEKPLPMIYQSGYLTIKDYDMRRNAYLLDFPNNEVRQGFLAMIANDYLKPKDGNISSWVIDALILLEDGETAEFRDSLTAFLSSIAYDSHDSLGTPEATEKYFQYTFYLILRLIGESNCRLINEKPQAIGRVDCIIELKDYVYIFEFKLDGSADEALRQIEEKNYAKPYLTDKRKVICIGVNFSSRTRTVEEWKEKTGR, encoded by the coding sequence ATGAAATATCCTATTGGAATACAGACGTTCGAAAGAATCCGTGAAGACGGATACGTGTATGTGGACAAGACGGCTTTAGTCTATCAATTGGTCACCACCGGTGCCATTTACTTCCTGAGCCGCCCCCGCCGCTTCGGCAAGAGCTTGTTGGTGAGTACTCTGGAGGCTTATTACAGTGGGCGGAAAGAACTTTTTGAAGGATTAGCTATTGCGGAACTTGAAAAAGACTGGCTGGAATATCCCATATTCCGCATCGATTTCAACGGTGGCCCTTATATGCAACCGGGAATTCTGGAAGCAACCATCGAAGGATATTTGGGCAATTGGGAAGATATCTACGGCAAGAATCCCCACTATAGTACTGTCGGAGATCGCTTCAGGGAGTTGCTGAGGCGTGCCAGTGAAAAGACAGGCCGTCGTGCGGTGGTTTTGGTAGACGAGTATGACAAGCCCATCCTCGATGCTCTCGATACCCCGCAGGAAGCTGTGAACCGGGAAATTCTGAAAACCTTTTATTCTACCTTCAAGGGAGCCGATGCCTCCTTGCAGTTCGTACTGCTGACCGGTGTGACCAAATTCTCTCAAGTGAGCGTGTTCAGCGGTTTCAACCAGCCAAAGGATATCAGTATGGATCGCCGTTTCGATACTCTTTGTGGCATTACGCAGCAGGAGATGGAGCACTACTTTGCCGAACCAATAACAGCATTGGCCGAGAGATACCAATGCTCTGCGGGGGAAATGAAAGATATGCTCAAAAAGCAATATGATGGCTACCACTTCAGCGATGCACTGATTGGTGTATACAATCCGTTCAGCTTGCTCAATGCGTTCGATCAGACAAGGATTTTTGATTACTGGTACGCCACCGGCACGCCTACCTATCTGGAAAAACTGCTGAAGCACAATCATGAGCAGATAAACGAACTGACCGGTAAATATTATGCCCCGGCCATGTTTGTGGACTATAAAGCCGATGTTGAGAAGCCGCTACCGATGATCTACCAAAGCGGTTACCTCACCATCAAAGACTATGACATGCGCAGGAATGCTTATCTGCTGGATTTTCCCAACAACGAAGTGCGGCAAGGCTTTCTCGCCATGATAGCGAACGATTACCTGAAACCGAAGGACGGCAACATCTCCTCGTGGGTAATCGATGCCCTCATCCTGCTGGAAGACGGTGAGACGGCCGAATTCCGTGATTCCTTGACCGCTTTCCTGTCGAGCATAGCGTATGACAGCCACGATTCGCTTGGGACTCCCGAGGCTACCGAAAAATATTTCCAGTACACATTTTATCTCATTCTGCGTCTGATAGGCGAAAGCAATTGCCGTCTCATCAACGAGAAACCCCAGGCCATCGGCCGTGTGGACTGCATCATCGAACTGAAAGATTATGTTTACATCTTCGAATTTAAACTCGACGGCTCGGCCGACGAGGCACTCCGTCAGATTGAAGAAAAAAACTATGCCAAACCTTATCTTACGGACAAGCGCAAGGTGATTTGTATCGGCGTCAACTTCTCGTCCCGGACGAGGACAGTGGAGGAATGGAAAGAGAAAACAGGAAGATAA
- the rimP gene encoding ribosome assembly cofactor RimP, producing MVEKKTVCQIVDEWLDGKEYFLVEVAISPDDKIVVEIDHKEGVWIEDCVELSRYIESKLNREDEDYELEVGSAGIGQPFKVLQQYTNHIGKEVEVLRKDGRKLCGVLKAADEQHFTVTVEKKVKSEGAKRPQLVQEDEMLAYDEIKYTKYLISFK from the coding sequence ATGGTAGAAAAGAAAACTGTTTGTCAGATTGTTGACGAGTGGCTGGACGGAAAAGAGTACTTTCTGGTGGAAGTAGCTATCAGCCCGGACGACAAGATTGTGGTGGAAATTGACCACAAAGAAGGGGTTTGGATTGAAGATTGTGTGGAGTTGAGCCGATACATCGAATCCAAGTTGAACCGTGAGGATGAGGATTATGAGTTGGAGGTAGGTTCTGCCGGTATCGGACAGCCATTTAAAGTGTTGCAACAGTACACCAACCACATCGGAAAAGAAGTGGAAGTGCTGAGAAAAGATGGACGCAAGTTGTGCGGCGTGCTGAAAGCAGCCGATGAACAGCATTTCACTGTAACTGTAGAAAAGAAAGTGAAATCCGAAGGAGCCAAGCGCCCCCAGCTGGTGCAGGAAGACGAAATGCTTGCGTATGATGAAATAAAATATACTAAATACTTAATCAGTTTTAAATAA
- the sufC gene encoding Fe-S cluster assembly ATPase SufC has protein sequence MLEIKDLHASVNGKEILKGINLSVRAGEVHAIMGPNGSGKSTLSAVLVGNPAFEVTKGSVTFCGKNLLDFSPEDRSHEGIFLSFQYPVEIPGVSMVNFMRAAVNEQRKYNHLPALSASEFLKLMREKRAIVELDNKLANRSVNEGFSGGEKKRNEIFQMAMLEPKLSILDETDSGLDIDALRIVAEGVNKLKTPENSTIVITHYQRLLDYIKPDVVHVLYKGRIVKTAGPELALELEEKGYDWIKKELGE, from the coding sequence ATGTTAGAGATAAAAGACCTGCATGCCAGTGTAAATGGCAAAGAGATATTGAAAGGCATCAACCTGTCGGTAAGAGCTGGTGAGGTGCATGCTATTATGGGACCGAACGGTTCCGGAAAGAGTACTCTTTCGGCTGTATTGGTAGGTAATCCTGCCTTTGAGGTGACGAAGGGAAGCGTGACTTTCTGCGGTAAGAACCTGCTGGACTTTTCACCGGAAGACCGTAGTCACGAGGGTATCTTCCTCAGCTTCCAGTATCCGGTGGAAATTCCGGGTGTGAGTATGGTTAACTTTATGCGTGCAGCGGTGAATGAGCAACGTAAATATAATCATCTGCCTGCTCTCAGTGCAAGCGAGTTCCTGAAGTTGATGCGTGAAAAGCGTGCCATTGTGGAACTGGACAATAAACTGGCTAACCGTTCGGTGAACGAGGGCTTCTCCGGTGGAGAGAAGAAGCGGAATGAAATCTTCCAGATGGCGATGCTGGAACCGAAATTAAGTATTCTGGATGAAACGGATTCCGGGCTGGATATCGATGCCTTGCGTATCGTAGCCGAAGGTGTGAACAAGTTGAAAACACCGGAGAACAGTACTATCGTCATCACTCACTACCAACGCTTACTGGATTATATCAAACCTGACGTCGTACATGTGCTTTACAAAGGTCGTATCGTGAAGACGGCGGGACCGGAATTGGCGCTGGAACTGGAAGAGAAGGGGTATGATTGGATTAAGAAGGAGTTGGGAGAATAA
- a CDS encoding CvpA family protein → MTIIDIILLVVIGAGAVIGFIKGFIKQLASILGLIVGLLAAKALYVSVAERVFSKITDSMTFAQILAFVVIWVVVPLLFLLVATLLTKAMEAVSLGWLNRWLGAGLGALKFLLLVSLLICVVEFIDSDNTMIDRTMKEESVLYYPIESFAGMFFPAAKEVTEQYILNT, encoded by the coding sequence ATGACAATAATAGATATCATCTTATTAGTGGTGATTGGTGCGGGAGCGGTCATCGGTTTTATAAAAGGCTTCATCAAGCAATTGGCATCTATCCTCGGATTGATTGTCGGATTGCTGGCTGCAAAAGCACTGTATGTGTCGGTAGCGGAGAGAGTCTTTTCTAAGATAACGGATTCCATGACGTTTGCCCAGATATTGGCGTTTGTTGTTATCTGGGTAGTGGTGCCATTGTTGTTCCTGCTGGTAGCGACTTTGCTGACGAAGGCGATGGAGGCAGTCTCGCTCGGTTGGCTGAATCGATGGCTGGGTGCCGGACTGGGCGCGTTGAAGTTTCTGCTGCTGGTGAGTCTGCTTATCTGTGTTGTCGAGTTTATCGACTCGGATAATACGATGATTGATAGAACAATGAAGGAGGAATCCGTGTTATATTATCCTATAGAGTCGTTCGCGGGAATGTTTTTCCCGGCTGCAAAAGAAGTTACAGAACAATATATACTTAATACATAA
- the nusA gene encoding transcription termination factor NusA → MAKKVETISLIDTFSEFKELKNIDRTTMVSVLEESFRSVIAKMFGTDENYDVIVNPDKGDFEIWRNREVVADEDLENPNLQIALSEAQKIDASYEVGEEVTDEVIFANFGRRAILNLRQTLASKILELEKDSIYNKYIDKVGNIINAEVYQIWKKEMLLLDDEGNELLLPKTEQIPSDFYRKGETARAVVARVDNKNNNPKIILSRTSPVFLQRLFEMEVPEINDGLITIKKIARIPGERAKIAVESYDDRIDPVGACVGVKGSRIHGIVRELRNENIDVINYTSNIQLFIQRALSPAKISSIRLNEEERKAEVFLRPEEVSLAIGKGGLNIKLASMLTEYTIDVFRELDQAVEDEDIYLDEFRDEIDGWVIDAIKSIGIDTAKAVLNAPRELLIEKTDLEEETVDEVLRILSLEFEEGEPELDPAPEVMPETEPEVAPEAEPEAE, encoded by the coding sequence ATGGCCAAGAAAGTAGAAACTATCAGCCTGATAGATACATTTTCGGAATTTAAGGAACTGAAAAATATCGATAGAACCACCATGGTGAGCGTGCTCGAAGAGTCGTTCCGTAGTGTGATCGCGAAGATGTTCGGCACCGATGAGAATTACGACGTAATTGTGAACCCGGACAAGGGCGACTTCGAAATATGGCGCAACCGTGAAGTAGTGGCGGATGAAGACCTGGAAAATCCGAACTTGCAGATTGCATTATCGGAAGCACAGAAAATAGATGCTTCTTATGAAGTGGGCGAGGAAGTGACGGATGAAGTAATCTTCGCGAACTTCGGACGACGTGCCATCCTGAACTTGCGTCAGACGTTGGCCTCTAAAATTTTGGAACTGGAAAAAGACAGTATCTATAATAAATATATTGATAAGGTGGGTAATATCATCAATGCGGAAGTATACCAGATATGGAAGAAGGAAATGCTGCTGCTCGATGATGAAGGAAACGAATTGCTGCTGCCCAAGACGGAACAGATTCCGAGCGATTTCTATCGCAAGGGAGAAACGGCGCGTGCCGTGGTGGCCCGTGTGGACAACAAGAATAACAATCCGAAGATTATCCTTTCCCGTACATCGCCTGTATTCCTGCAGCGTCTGTTCGAGATGGAAGTGCCCGAAATCAATGACGGACTGATTACCATTAAGAAGATTGCCCGTATCCCCGGTGAGCGTGCCAAGATTGCCGTTGAGTCGTACGACGACCGTATCGACCCGGTAGGTGCCTGCGTAGGTGTAAAGGGTAGCCGTATTCATGGCATTGTTCGTGAGTTGCGCAATGAGAATATTGACGTAATCAACTATACGTCCAATATCCAGTTGTTTATTCAGCGTGCCCTCAGCCCCGCGAAGATATCTTCTATTCGTCTGAATGAAGAAGAACGTAAGGCAGAAGTATTTCTGAGGCCTGAAGAGGTTTCGCTGGCTATTGGTAAAGGCGGTTTGAATATCAAACTTGCCAGTATGTTGACCGAGTACACCATTGACGTATTCCGTGAGTTGGATCAGGCTGTTGAGGATGAAGATATCTATCTGGATGAGTTCAGAGACGAAATCGACGGTTGGGTGATTGATGCTATCAAGTCGATTGGTATCGATACAGCGAAGGCCGTGCTGAACGCTCCGCGCGAGTTGTTGATTGAAAAGACCGACCTGGAAGAAGAAACGGTGGACGAGGTATTACGCATTTTAAGTTTGGAGTTTGAAGAAGGCGAACCTGAATTGGATCCGGCACCTGAGGTTATGCCTGAGACAGAGCCCGAGGTTGCCCCTGAGGCAGAGCCCGAGGCAGAATAA
- a CDS encoding HU family DNA-binding protein, translated as MAYYDLKKKPSLTTKEGETEVLYVQAITAGTILSDEFLDLVSKRIGFRKGEIEGVLMSVFDTATDWINKGFSVEVGEFGFFTGKVKGNRMVAKKTDIRSQSIRFNNVNFRPSATFKKALNGDLTRVPTVQFRQSSDLSMEELEKLLMNYLDNNAYISRVTYSELTGRLKWKAAQDLKHFVEKGLIESRGKRNQKHYVKAERT; from the coding sequence ATGGCTTATTATGATTTGAAGAAAAAACCTTCGCTCACCACGAAAGAAGGCGAAACGGAAGTGCTTTATGTGCAAGCTATCACGGCGGGAACTATCCTGTCGGATGAGTTCCTGGATTTGGTGTCCAAACGGATTGGCTTTCGCAAAGGAGAGATTGAAGGAGTGCTGATGAGTGTGTTTGATACGGCAACCGACTGGATAAACAAAGGGTTCAGCGTAGAAGTCGGTGAGTTCGGCTTTTTTACCGGCAAGGTGAAAGGCAATCGGATGGTGGCGAAAAAAACGGATATCCGCTCCCAATCCATCCGCTTCAACAATGTCAATTTTCGTCCTTCCGCCACCTTCAAGAAAGCGCTGAATGGAGATTTGACACGCGTTCCGACGGTACAGTTCCGCCAATCCAGCGACTTGAGCATGGAGGAATTGGAAAAACTGCTGATGAATTACCTGGACAACAACGCCTACATCAGCCGGGTGACCTACAGCGAGCTGACCGGCAGGCTGAAGTGGAAAGCCGCCCAGGACTTGAAGCACTTTGTAGAAAAAGGGCTGATTGAGAGCCGTGGAAAAAGGAACCAAAAGCACTATGTGAAGGCGGAACGGACGTGA
- the infB gene encoding translation initiation factor IF-2 yields MTIRLNKVTRDLNVGISTVVEFLQKKGFAVEANPNTKINEEQYALLVKEFSTDKNLRLESERFIQERQNKDRNKASVSIDGYEAETTEKPKVEEIKTVVPEDARPKFKPVGKIDLDKLNRKPVVEKVEEKKVETSAPVVEEEPKPQPKPEPKPEFRPEPKPEPRPELKPEPKPEPKPAPAPEPAPVVKEEPKPAVVAEKPAPNPAPVVAKEVVKKETPAPVAPVREEAKPAVAEEAPAKSDEAEIFTIHKPEFVSKINIIGQIDLATLNQSTRPKKKSKEEKRKEREEKEKIRQDQKKLMKEAIIKEIRREDTKAKDGKEKDADANANKKKRLRINNNKEKVDINNASNFQRGGDNRGGGGKGPHAGGGQQGAGGGNNHQGGNKNNRNNNNRDRFKKPVIKQEVSEEDVAKQVKETLARLTSKGKSKTSKYRKDKRDIANSRMQEQEDREMADSRVLKITEFVTANELASMMDVSVTQVIATCMSIGIMVSINQRLDAETINLVAEEFGYKTEYVSAEVAQAIVEEEDSEEDLEPRAPIVTVMGHVDHGKTSLLDYIRKANVIAGEAGGITQHIGAYNVKLEDGREITFLDTPGHEAFTAMRARGAKVTDVVIIIVAADDNVMPQTKEAINHAMAAGVPIVFAINKIDKPTANADKIKEELAAMNYLVEEWGGKYQSQDISAKKGLGVKELLEKVLLEAEMLDLKANPNRKATGSIIESSLDKGRGYVATMLVSNGTLQVGDIVLAGTAYGKVKAMFNERNQRLKEAGPSEPVLILGLNGAPAAGDTFHVIDTEQEAREIANKREQLQREQGLRTQKMLTLDEVGRRLALGDFHELNVIVKGDVDGSVEALSDSLIKLSTEQVQVNVIHKGVGAISESDVSLAAASDAIIIGFQVRPSNAAAKMAENEGVDIRKYSVIYDAIEEVKAAMEGMLAPQVKEQVTATIEVREVFNITKVGLVAGAVVKTGKVKRSDKARLIRDGIVIFTGSINALKRFKDDVKEVGTNFECGISLTNCNDIKVGDMIESYEEIEVKQTL; encoded by the coding sequence ATGACGATAAGGTTAAATAAAGTAACAAGAGATTTGAATGTAGGAATTTCAACGGTCGTTGAGTTCTTGCAGAAGAAAGGATTTGCCGTTGAGGCAAACCCCAACACAAAAATTAACGAGGAGCAATATGCCTTGCTCGTGAAAGAGTTCAGTACAGATAAGAATCTTAGACTTGAATCGGAACGTTTCATTCAGGAACGGCAGAATAAAGACCGTAACAAAGCATCGGTATCTATCGATGGTTACGAGGCTGAGACTACGGAGAAACCGAAAGTTGAAGAAATAAAGACTGTTGTCCCCGAAGATGCACGTCCGAAGTTTAAACCTGTCGGAAAAATAGACCTGGATAAACTGAACCGGAAACCGGTAGTAGAAAAAGTGGAAGAAAAGAAAGTGGAAACATCTGCGCCTGTGGTAGAGGAAGAACCTAAACCGCAGCCCAAACCGGAACCGAAGCCTGAGTTCAGACCGGAACCGAAACCGGAACCCAGACCGGAATTGAAGCCCGAACCGAAACCCGAACCGAAGCCGGCTCCGGCTCCCGAACCGGCTCCTGTAGTGAAAGAAGAACCGAAGCCAGCAGTCGTTGCAGAAAAACCTGCACCCAACCCCGCTCCGGTAGTAGCGAAAGAAGTAGTGAAAAAAGAAACACCTGCTCCCGTGGCACCTGTCCGGGAAGAGGCGAAACCTGCCGTGGCAGAAGAAGCGCCTGCAAAGAGTGATGAAGCGGAAATCTTCACAATTCACAAGCCGGAGTTTGTTTCTAAGATCAATATCATCGGTCAGATTGATCTGGCGACATTGAACCAGTCTACACGCCCTAAGAAGAAATCCAAAGAGGAGAAACGTAAGGAGCGCGAAGAGAAGGAGAAGATTCGTCAGGATCAGAAGAAGCTGATGAAAGAGGCGATCATCAAAGAAATCCGCCGCGAAGACACCAAAGCGAAGGATGGCAAGGAGAAAGATGCCGATGCCAACGCCAACAAGAAGAAACGTCTCCGCATTAATAATAATAAGGAGAAGGTGGATATCAACAATGCATCCAACTTCCAACGTGGAGGCGACAACCGTGGTGGTGGAGGCAAAGGACCTCATGCCGGCGGCGGTCAGCAAGGTGCCGGTGGTGGTAATAATCACCAAGGTGGCAACAAGAACAATCGTAACAACAATAACAGGGATCGTTTCAAGAAACCGGTCATCAAGCAGGAGGTTAGCGAGGAAGACGTAGCTAAGCAGGTAAAAGAAACCTTGGCACGCCTCACTTCCAAAGGTAAGAGCAAGACTTCCAAATACCGTAAGGACAAGCGCGATATAGCGAACAGCCGTATGCAGGAGCAGGAAGACCGCGAAATGGCGGACAGCAGAGTGCTGAAGATAACGGAATTCGTGACTGCCAACGAGTTGGCAAGCATGATGGACGTTTCCGTGACGCAGGTCATCGCTACTTGTATGAGTATCGGTATCATGGTGTCTATCAACCAGCGTCTGGATGCTGAAACCATCAATCTGGTGGCGGAAGAGTTCGGATACAAGACTGAATATGTCAGTGCGGAAGTGGCACAGGCCATTGTAGAGGAGGAGGATTCTGAAGAGGATCTGGAACCGCGCGCGCCGATTGTTACCGTCATGGGTCACGTAGACCACGGTAAGACATCATTGCTCGACTATATCCGTAAGGCGAACGTTATTGCCGGTGAAGCCGGTGGTATCACGCAGCACATCGGTGCTTACAACGTGAAACTGGAAGACGGACGTGAGATTACGTTCCTCGATACTCCGGGTCATGAGGCGTTTACCGCTATGCGTGCCCGTGGTGCGAAGGTGACGGACGTGGTTATCATTATTGTCGCTGCCGATGATAACGTGATGCCGCAAACGAAGGAAGCTATCAACCATGCTATGGCTGCCGGTGTACCTATCGTATTCGCAATTAACAAGATTGATAAACCGACTGCCAACGCTGACAAGATTAAGGAGGAACTGGCAGCTATGAACTATCTCGTTGAAGAATGGGGCGGCAAATATCAATCGCAAGATATCTCGGCCAAGAAAGGCTTGGGTGTGAAAGAACTGTTGGAGAAAGTATTGCTGGAAGCAGAAATGCTTGATTTGAAAGCAAACCCGAACCGTAAGGCAACAGGTTCCATCATCGAGTCTTCATTGGACAAAGGACGTGGTTACGTAGCTACCATGCTGGTATCAAACGGTACACTTCAGGTGGGAGACATCGTACTGGCAGGTACAGCCTATGGTAAGGTGAAAGCTATGTTCAATGAACGTAACCAGCGCCTGAAAGAGGCCGGACCGTCTGAGCCGGTATTGATTCTGGGATTGAACGGTGCACCTGCTGCCGGTGATACGTTCCACGTAATCGATACGGAACAGGAAGCACGTGAAATCGCTAACAAGCGCGAACAGTTGCAACGTGAACAAGGTCTGCGTACTCAGAAGATGCTTACTTTGGATGAAGTTGGCCGTCGTCTGGCACTGGGTGACTTCCATGAACTGAATGTTATCGTTAAGGGTGACGTGGACGGTTCTGTTGAGGCGTTGAGCGACTCACTGATCAAGCTGTCTACAGAGCAGGTACAGGTAAATGTAATCCACAAAGGCGTTGGAGCTATCTCCGAATCCGATGTTTCATTGGCTGCCGCTTCGGATGCCATTATCATCGGCTTCCAGGTACGTCCGTCGAATGCCGCTGCGAAGATGGCGGAGAACGAGGGTGTGGATATCCGCAAGTACTCGGTAATCTACGACGCTATCGAAGAGGTGAAGGCCGCTATGGAAGGTATGTTGGCACCGCAGGTGAAGGAACAAGTAACTGCAACCATCGAGGTACGCGAGGTGTTCAATATCACCAAGGTAGGCCTCGTAGCCGGTGCGGTAGTGAAGACCGGAAAGGTGAAACGCAGCGACAAGGCTCGTCTCATCCGCGACGGTATCGTAATCTTTACCGGTTCTATCAATGCTTTGAAACGTTTCAAGGACGACGTGAAGGAAGTAGGTACCAACTTCGAGTGTGGTATCAGCCTGACGAACTGCAACGATATCAAGGTAGGCGATATGATCGAATCTTACGAAGAAATAGAAGTAAAACAGACTCTGTAA